The following are encoded together in the Robertmurraya sp. FSL R5-0851 genome:
- the rpsA gene encoding 30S ribosomal protein S1, giving the protein MSEEMNQVEVMDFQVGDKVSGQVTKVEEKQVIITIPNSKLDGIIPISELSSLHIEKASDAVNEGDQLELEVLKVEEDALILSKRKVDAENAWQELEQKFESGDVFDAEIKDVVKGGLVVDLGVRGFVPASLVEAHFVEDFSDYKGKTMAFKIVELDKEKNRLILSHRAVIELEKGKQKKNILDSLASGQVLSGTVQRITDFGAFVDIGGIDGLVHISQLSHEHVVKPTDVVQEGQQVQVKVLSVDRDNERISLSIKETLPGPWANISEKAAKGTTLEGVVKRLVSYGAFVEVFPGVEGLVHISQISHKHIATPHEVLKENETVKVKVLEVNEQEQRLSLSMKELAEKEEEVKDYELPEESKGFQLGEMIGDQLKNLKR; this is encoded by the coding sequence ATGTCTGAAGAAATGAATCAAGTGGAAGTTATGGATTTTCAAGTGGGTGACAAAGTAAGCGGACAAGTAACAAAGGTGGAAGAAAAACAGGTTATTATCACAATCCCAAACAGCAAGCTTGATGGAATTATTCCCATAAGTGAGTTATCAAGTCTTCACATCGAAAAAGCAAGTGATGCGGTGAATGAAGGTGATCAGCTAGAATTAGAAGTATTAAAGGTAGAAGAAGATGCCTTGATCCTTTCAAAGCGTAAGGTGGATGCTGAAAATGCATGGCAAGAGCTTGAGCAAAAGTTTGAATCTGGTGATGTCTTTGATGCTGAAATTAAAGATGTGGTAAAAGGCGGTCTTGTAGTTGATCTGGGAGTAAGAGGTTTTGTTCCTGCTTCTTTAGTGGAAGCACACTTTGTTGAAGACTTCTCTGATTATAAGGGTAAAACGATGGCATTTAAAATTGTTGAACTTGACAAGGAGAAGAACCGTCTGATCCTTTCTCATCGTGCTGTTATTGAGCTTGAGAAAGGAAAGCAAAAGAAAAATATATTAGATTCATTAGCTTCTGGTCAGGTTCTTTCAGGTACCGTACAAAGAATTACTGATTTTGGTGCATTTGTCGATATTGGTGGGATTGATGGATTGGTCCACATTTCACAGCTGTCACATGAGCATGTAGTTAAACCGACGGATGTTGTTCAAGAGGGACAGCAAGTTCAAGTAAAAGTGCTAAGTGTTGACCGTGATAATGAGCGAATTTCTTTATCGATTAAAGAAACATTACCTGGACCATGGGCTAATATTTCCGAAAAAGCAGCAAAAGGAACTACTTTAGAAGGTGTAGTAAAACGCCTTGTTTCTTATGGAGCTTTTGTTGAAGTGTTCCCAGGTGTAGAAGGGTTAGTTCATATTTCACAAATCTCCCACAAGCATATTGCTACTCCGCATGAGGTTTTAAAGGAAAATGAAACGGTGAAAGTTAAGGTTCTTGAAGTAAATGAGCAAGAGCAAAGACTTTCTCTAAGTATGAAAGAACTTGCTGAAAAGGAAGAAGAAGTGAAGGATTACGAACTTCCTGAAGAGTCAAAAGGATTTCAATTAGGTGAAATGATTGGAGATCAACTGAAGAATTTAAAGAGATAA
- a CDS encoding 1-acyl-sn-glycerol-3-phosphate acyltransferase: protein MTMYSFARSVVNMIYKPLYRIETIGQENIPKEGSVLLCSNHISNFDPIVVGITTPRPVHFMAKEELFQVPLLGKLVPYLNAFPVKRGMSDREALRKGLGILKENRVLGLFPEGTRSKTGELGEGLAGAGFFATRSEALIVPCAVIGPYKALNKLKVVYGKPVDFTEYRKNKISADEATKIIMEEIRKLIIANK, encoded by the coding sequence TTGACGATGTATTCTTTTGCACGCTCGGTTGTAAACATGATCTATAAGCCTTTGTATCGAATAGAGACAATTGGCCAAGAAAATATTCCTAAAGAAGGATCGGTTTTGCTTTGTTCCAATCATATTTCAAATTTTGATCCAATTGTCGTAGGTATTACAACTCCTAGGCCTGTTCATTTTATGGCAAAAGAGGAATTGTTCCAAGTTCCATTATTGGGAAAGCTTGTCCCTTATTTGAATGCATTTCCAGTTAAAAGGGGCATGAGTGATCGTGAGGCGCTTAGGAAGGGGCTTGGGATTCTTAAAGAAAATAGGGTTCTTGGTTTATTCCCAGAAGGAACTCGTAGTAAGACGGGTGAGCTTGGTGAAGGGTTAGCAGGTGCTGGCTTCTTTGCAACAAGATCCGAAGCATTAATCGTCCCTTGTGCAGTAATTGGTCCATATAAGGCACTTAATAAGCTAAAGGTGGTTTATGGAAAGCCGGTTGATTTTACAGAATATCGAAAAAATAAGATATCCGCTGATGAGGCTACAAAAATCATTATGGAAGAAATCAGAAAACTGATTATTGCGAACAAATAG
- the cmk gene encoding (d)CMP kinase produces MSKISIAIDGPAAAGKSTVAKIIAEKLSYIYIDTGAMYRAITYKALQVNCELTDESALNDLLAQTKIDLLPGEKGQLVFLDGQEVTNEIRSAEVTNQVSIVAKHRLIREEMVKRQQQFGANGGVVMDGRDIGTHVLPHAEIKVFLLASVQERAERRYQENLEKGFPADLEMLIKEIAARDKLDSEREVAPLKKAEDAVEIDTTSLSIQEVVEKILVLVEERIGSY; encoded by the coding sequence ATGAGTAAAATATCTATCGCAATTGACGGTCCTGCTGCGGCAGGAAAAAGTACTGTTGCCAAAATAATCGCTGAGAAACTCTCATATATTTATATTGATACAGGTGCTATGTATCGTGCAATTACATATAAAGCTTTACAAGTAAATTGTGAGCTTACTGATGAGAGCGCACTTAATGACCTTTTAGCACAAACAAAAATTGACTTGTTGCCAGGTGAAAAAGGACAACTTGTTTTCCTTGACGGACAAGAAGTTACAAACGAAATTCGTTCTGCCGAAGTGACAAATCAAGTTTCCATCGTAGCAAAACACCGTTTAATACGTGAAGAAATGGTTAAAAGACAACAGCAATTCGGGGCGAATGGGGGAGTGGTCATGGATGGCCGAGACATTGGCACACATGTCCTTCCTCACGCAGAAATAAAAGTATTTCTTCTGGCAAGCGTTCAGGAAAGGGCGGAAAGAAGATATCAAGAAAACCTTGAAAAAGGCTTTCCAGCCGACTTAGAAATGCTTATAAAGGAAATTGCGGCTAGAGATAAACTAGATTCTGAACGAGAAGTAGCACCTCTGAAAAAAGCGGAGGATGCAGTAGAGATAGATACCACTTCCTTATCCATTCAAGAAGTGGTTGAGAAAATCCTAGTTTTAGTAGAGGAAAGGATAGGATCCTATTGA
- a CDS encoding YpfB family protein, translating into MVKTFERIIVKIIVIQFLFLIGTQLFFHQLSIFPELKIITKYEGVNKNNFADFLETFNGK; encoded by the coding sequence ATGGTGAAGACGTTTGAGCGTATTATAGTTAAGATCATTGTCATTCAGTTTCTTTTCCTTATCGGTACACAGCTTTTCTTTCATCAGTTAAGTATTTTTCCTGAGTTGAAAATTATTACAAAATATGAGGGTGTAAACAAAAATAATTTTGCGGATTTCTTAGAAACCTTTAATGGGAAATGA